The window GGGCTCTCTGACCTAGGACCAGACCTCACCAGGGACAAAGTGCAACATTCTCAGGATCCTTGGGACACTCAAAGTCCTCCACCAAGCTAAGATGGTGGTTCCAGGAGGAAAGGACTGATGGAACCATGAGGAACCATGGAGAAACAGTCTACTGATGCTCTGTCATCAGTCCAGAAACATTTCACCACCTGATCCCAAAAATACAGATGAACCCCTTGTATACAAGGCACAGAGCGTCTGTTTTCATCTTCCTTTCTTATAGAATGTTCTCTATGCAGTTCATGGAGAACGCTCTacatttgaatgtttggattttcaTTGAGGACAGTCCCAATAGTTCTTATGGACTGTGGGCAAATAGTCCCATCAGAAACATTCAGGCTGAAAAACATAAGAAAATAGTTTTATCGGCATCTTCCAAGTATCAGTGAAAATGTTATAACAACAATAATGAAAATGATCATGTAAGCTTGTATTTTCTTACTTGCTTACCTTGTGACGTGACTTGAGATGACTCCAGCTGTGAtctggtgctacataaataaaacctGACCCAAATGCAGACTAAAGATTAAAGGTAGAATATGGAAGACGAACACCaactgtgtggaggttgtagttgcaacaatagaacaaggttctCAGTTGTCGGGATTCCAGGTTTGCTGCTGAtatgtgaaatgttttatttgggtccatctgttgtggcttcacctaaactctggttttagatcttttgcgGCCGcttctcttctgagaaggataacaagcagctgcttgacttgccgagtctGACATTCACCACAGTGTCAGCCTCGCTGTGCTGAGCAGACTGTTTGGTAACCCAATGGCGccatctattggctggtagatgtaaacataaacccagtgtcatgcccgtcaaaacaaacatttgattgttttttaattaaaacaCACTTTCTAAAGGAAATGCTGCATCCCTCTAAACACCCTGTGGAGTTATTTATTAAATATAGTTTTTTGTTTTCTATGTTCAacctttaaatattttttaaatagtaatattGGATTTGACACCAAAGTTTTAAAGCATCATCTCTGAAATATTTATTGATTACAATTTTAAACATTTAGAATGATCATAATAGTATTTAATGTGTTTATGAGCTGAACGTATCCAGAGAGATCCTGGACGGTCGGTGCTGGTTAGTGTGGGTTCTGCACATCCTAACGTGAAACAGGAAACGTTTGTCATCTGCTTGAATCTTTTACCGTTGCACGCTGCTACACTCACTCATCTCCAAGGATTAAAAGACCCACTCACCCATTAAACACCTCCTTTCCAAGAGCGACCATAACCAGAGCAGCAAATGAGAAGAACCCCCTCATCATGACCCGGAGTGTCGCCCTGCTTTGTTCAACCAGTCTTTTAAATGTGGGGGTGATCTGATTCATGTGTTCACGTCACCACCAGCGGCTAATTCCATTGGCTGAAGGTTCCAGAGTCACACCAAGAAGGAGATTTGCTCACATTACCCAGAAAGAAGAAGGTGATTTCATGTTAGCTTGTCTTACACATTTCCTCAGAGATGCAACTATTTAGACCCTGGTTCCCAGAGACAGAACATTCAGCAAATCTGTGTttctgtttttaaaaacgaaccagGAGAACAAGTCTTCTAAACAGCGGATCCGTGCAGATGCCACCTAAAGAAAATCTGTTAGTGTTGTTTTAGGGATGTGTCATTTAATCATGTTAAAATAACCTCTCCGCTCTCGGGTAAAGCAGAGACACGTGTCAGGTTCTGAGGTGGGTGCCTCCCCATAACTGCATGTGAGTGCTTAGTTGCAGGTGGGCGGTGCCTCGGAACGGGACCCGCTGCTGCAGAACTTCCATCTTCACAGCACAGCTTAAAAGGAGGAGTGAGACAACAACACACCGCTGGATGGTTACTCAATATTGTAGTACCTTCCTTGGGTTTCGTCAGCCTCTCTAGTTTCAGGAAATGTCCAGAAAAAATCTGCTTATGCTCAAGTTTTACTTCTGTGCTTGTCTCAGGTTCCTTCATCAGTCTTCATCACCCCTGCCATACTACAACCAGCTGCATCTCGAGTGTCTCACACCCGCCGTCCTGCACTCCATCACTCACAAGCCTGCCAACCTGGAACCTTTGGTACCCAACACCTGCATTCTCCGTGGAATCATGGTGCTCGCTCGACCGTCCTCATCCTCAGACCTGACCGGCCCTCCCTTGAGCCTTCCCATCTCACCAAAAAGTGTAAGGCCTCTTTACCTTTGGATGGAAGCCACCACATCATCCCAAACCAAGGTCCCTGGTCCAGTCTCTGGTTTTCAGACCCAGTTTCTGCACTGATAACTCTTCGCCTACTCTGGGTATTCCTTTAGTTAAATATCATTTATTTATCTTACCTCGGTCTCTTGTGgtcttgattctgtatgtcttgggtcagaAAATTAAATCCAAACATGGCATTACGGCAATGTGATATGTGGGTTATCACTCTGAAATCAGGGAATATTATAGTCATTTGGTCCAAAGTAATTCAATAAATGTTACATATTTGTGTTATGCTGTTCTGAGTCAGCGACATTCCCattcacacgttcacacactgatggtgatgagaagATGAGGAGAGTTTTATGACTGAGATAACCCACTGGTTACAGGATGAGCTCCTAACTTGAGTGccatctgtccatctatccattcattcacctgtccatctatccatttagccattcatccatccattcatctatctgtccattcatccatttagCCATTCATCCATCATTTTGTCCATCCGTCTGtctatccattcattcatccatccatccatccactcatcttcCATTTCTCCATCTATAAAATGAGCCACACAAACATATCAgagtatttgtttttatttctttagtttttggtTTCCTGTCTAAGGAGACCTTTATTCAGCGGATCCTCCTCatgggtctcacacacacactaatatggATTCTTCAGAGTGTGAGTCATGATGGTCATCAGAGCCAGCCAAGTCTCCTCAGCTGTAGGAATGATCTGACTGGCGGGCAGGAGGAAGCCGTAGCGACCAGTGTCTCTCAGCTCAAAGGTGTAGGAGTACTTGATGCCCTGGTTGTAGGTCCAGTCGATGGTGCCGCCACTAGCCTGGTCTAAagtaaaaaacacaacataaggtTGTTGTAGGGTGACATTTACAGACCAAATATCTAATTCTGGTGAAATAATAATCACATTTATCATGTCAGAGTGGATTTAATCTACAGCAGAAGGAGCCTGACGTACTCCTCCCGCtgaattggcttaatgaactgacctgtttaCTGTTTACTGTGTGCCTTGAGAcggctcttgttgtgatttggcgctttataaataaccttgaattgaattgtatgtTTATGTTCATTCATTTGGCACATGCCTTTATCCAAAGAGACGTACAATTTTTAAGCTATAGGGTATGTTGtgacctgtgggggaaaccaAAGTAAACCCACGCATGCAAGGGGGAACATGCAACTCCGCGCTCAAAGGCCTCAGCCGAGtttccaacctgcaaccttcttgctgcgaggcaaccgtGCTAACAACTGTACCGCCATGCATAGTAATCAAGTTAAGTCAAAATGCATCTGGATAGGACGCCTGAGTGGACAGCCCttctgaaggggggggggggggctttataCTGACAGCTGCCATGTTTAGATGCTGATCAGGTCCTCGTTTTGTTTACAAATACAGAAATACGATTTCAGCGGCATTGTCAATAGAACACAAAGCGTTCTGGGTATGGAGTCCTGTCGAATTATGAAATGTTCCTGACAAGCGTGAGCTGAGGGCAAATTCCTGCCTAAGATTATGAAACCAGTTTCTAAGAAACCACAACAGATGATCCAGTTTAGAAATGTTTGACTTCTGCAAGATGGAGGTAGGATTTCATCAGTCAGCCGCCAGGCTTTAAAAACAGATGTGTAgacttttaattaaaaaaaagttctGATCTGTAGTTAAAGAATAAAAACACATCATTACTGTTGCATCTCTCACCCCAGAGATGAAAACATTAATGTAGTCAGAGCAGAGCGAGTACTTTTGTGTGTTTCTTCTAAAGACTGAACTGAATCTGGTTTGAGTTTGACTGCAGAGATCTGAAACTCACAGATGGTGTCGATGATGCTCCCATATCTGTAGCGAGTTCCGTACAGGGAGGCCAGGTCGGTGATGGCCTTCTGGGCCAGTTGGTGCTGCAGGAGATCAACAGGAAACTCGTTCACCTTTTCTCAGTGATGAGAGAAGATGCATCTATCCACTGTTTGCATCATAGAGGCATTGTGCTAGCACACACTACAGCATGATTAATACACAGATCTTCTCATCTGAGTCTGAATATCACATAAATCCTCAAAGAGAAGTCAGTGACAGAAGGCTTAGTGTACCAGCTCAGCCTGGTCCTTAACAGGAGTCCTGGTGTAGCCGTAGGGATACATGAGCATCTGAGAGTAGGAATGGATGGAGATGAAGGCCTTGAAGTTTCCGTGGGACTTCACAAAGTCCACAATGGACTTGACCTCAGACTCGGAGTGGGCACTGGGTCCGCGGTAGGTCTCTGAGCAGGGGCTGCTGCTAGCACCAGGTCCTAGGACAAACCCAGAGCTGAATAAATAAATCGGTATGGTATGGGGGAACTGAAACGTTTGTTGAGGAAACCATGATGCAAACGTCATCCTCAGAAACACTCAGCTCAACTACCAGCAGTACATCAGGTTAAATAAGCAGCACAGTTTTTAACGTTCTCTGACTCCCCCTAGTGGGCAACAAAAGAAGTGAACTGTGACAGCAGCACACGGCAGGGCTGATCATCTGGGATCACCGCCTGCACCAACACACCTGATGAGAGTCAATGTGTGGTTAAAAGGCTCCATGCAGGAAAGTAGCCAGAAGTGAAGCACTGTGACCAGCAGCAGAGTCAGATATGATGCATTTAAATCTGGTGGATGGTAGATTTAATTATGTGTTTAatctataaataaacaaacatttgatTTGATTCTGTGCTTTTTCATGCTTTCCTTCATCAAAGGAAAAATCTAGTCAAAAGCATAAATTTTCCTTGCTTGTCTCAAAAACCGAACCAGCATGTTGGCAGTTCTGACAAGATGATAGAATAACGTCCACGTGGGAGGACAGTTCAGGCGCCAGGCCATTGGGAAATGCTCCAGTGCTCCTAATAGCCATTCTACCGGACTAGAAACCACCAGCAGTTAAAGACACGGATTATTCGTCATTCTATCTAATTACTACAGCTTCATAATGCAGTGTGGGGTTATCTTAACACCTTACCTCCAAAACCAGCATCCCAGTTTCTGTTGGGATCAACTCCAACACAGGAAGATCCAGGGTTGGGCTTCCGTGTCTTCCTCCACATACGGTTCTGAGAAGCATCCTCACGCGTTAGCATTAATGCTAAATCAGGTCATTTTGAAATTGATTGATATTAATCTTGACCCACTCACTGAGGTGTGGGTGTAGTGGTATCCATCAGGGTTGGTGGCAATCTCCAGGAAGATGTCCATGTTGTTGAGGATGGCGGTGAGAGCCGGGTCACTGCCATAGTCCTTTACTATCTAGTGACATAAGCAAAGGTCAAGGTGCCATTACAGTAGGTGTCTACAGAGACAGAGAAGTAAGATAAACATATCATGTGACCTTCTTAGCGAACCAGATGCCGCTGGCCTGGGTGACCCACTCTCTGGAGTGGATTCCAGTGTCGATCCAGATAGCAGGACGGTTGGTTCCACCAGTGCTGAACTAGAAACAAAAGAGGAAGTTGTTGTTCAGAATAATCGTTCATCTCTGTCTTTGGGTGTTTATTAAGTTTCTCTGTGGGATGCCAGCATTCACAGGATAAAATATGTAATTTTGTTTAAAGGTCTTTAATCTTTATACTAAAGAAATTAGAGGATTAAAGAAATTGAAGTAGGAAGTTAAAACAGGGAAAAACTCAACATAATATTTTCTATTTTTCATAAAAATGAAACACTGAGAATGTTGTGcatgtgtgcacatgcatgtacgtgtgtgtgtgtgtgtgtgtgtgtgtgtgtgtgtgtgtgtgcacgtgcgtgtacgtatgtgtgcacgtgcatgtatgcgtgtgtgtgcgtgtgtgtgtttgtacatgtgtgcacatgcgggtgtgtgtgtgcatgtgtgcgtgtgcgtgtgtgtgtttgtacatgtgtgcacatgcatgtgtgtgtgtgcgtgtgcacgcgtgtgtgtgtttgtacatgtgtgcacatgcatgtgtgtgtgtgcgtgtgcacgcgtgtgtgtgtttgtacatgtgtgcacatgcatgtgtgtgtgtgcgtgtgcacgcgtgtgtgtgtttgtacatgtgtgcacatgcatgtgtgcgtgtgcgtgtgtgtgtttgtacatgtgtgtacatgcatttgtgtatgtgtgtatgtgtgtgtgtgtgtgtgcttgtgtgtgcataCATAAATGTGCAtgtttgtacatgtgtgcacatgcatgtgtgtgtgtgtgtgtgtgtgtgtgtgtgtgtgtgtgtgtgtgtgtgtgaaggcattCATCTTCTCTGGAGCCAACAGCAGATGTACTAAAAAACGAGTGAATGAGAACTTTATTTTCTTACTAATCAGGTGCAACAGCCACCCCACCCCAGTAACTCTGGTATGAGGAGAGTTGTCcagagtgtttttatttattttttttttaccttgagtaCATTAAGTGGACGACCTTGATAGCTCTGACCAATCACAATCTTGCTGACCAAGTTGGGATTTTCAGCCACCAGCATGTCCTGGAAACTGTAGATCTATAAAGAAGATAAAATCTTgcttcaaacacacacatgcgTTAGTAGAGCTTGTATTATTTTACACCACTCAGTTCATTTGGGGAGATCAGAGGAAGTGTAGACTAACCTCGCTGAGCGGGTGGTACCTGGAGTAATCAAAGCTGTCAGTGCTCCTCAGCTCAGCCTCGTGTACAGCAGCATCcatctcctccagctcctcaTCCAGGAGAGCCTGAACAAACAACCTTCATGTTTGACTTACAGATTCTCCTATTCTGAATTTGACTAGTGTAAACCTGATGTGCTCCACTATACCTGCAGATTTTCAATCATTGTGGAGAACTTGATGTCCAGGTTCTCCAGATGACTTTTGAGAGACTGCAAGGTGTGAACAGGAACTCTAACGTCCACGGGAGAGAAGACATCCGTCACACCCCTCCAGAAGTCCAACTGGAAGAAATACAGCAAAGAATGTGTGTTTTTAAAAAAGTGTTTAGATATCTGTCTGGCTTTTTTTTTCTACTCTCACAACAAGATTTAGAAATAAAATCAGTGTGTGAAAATGAACCTCGAACTCTGCCATGTCCTCCAGGGACTTGATCAGAGCCAGCTCGATTTCATTCTTCGGGACAATTCGGATCACCTGATGCCTACAAGAGAACAGAGGAACAACGTTTGACATTAGTTTACTGTGGAAGCCGAGCAGTGGGCTTAGATGAGCAGTCCTTAAAGAGTCACCATGGAACCaataaagcagaaatctggagtttttctCACAGAGCACCACCTAGAGGCAGAAAAACGTATTGCGCCTTTAGCCCCTCTCAATACTTCTGTGATTACAGATGGAAGCAACGCTTTCTTGTTCAGTTATTATTCAAACATTATGCAGTTTGTTCATACGTACATATCTGTTCATAAGAAATATAGCCAACCCTGCATCCGTCTAGGTATGTTCTCCAACACTCATGCACACtctgtgactgacatctgtaaGTAAGCagaagtctaacgctattggttagtgctgAGTGTGTctcaattcaaattgcatggAGCTCCATGGGGCAGGGGCAGGCttagcaaaaacaaaaatcaagACTGTCATTTTTACTGATTCCTAAAAACTCACACATGAAAGGGGTAAAACTCTAGATTTCTGCATTACGCTTAATACTGATGAACCCAtacaacctaaccctaaccctgtcaccaAATGACATTCTGTATCAGAACTAACctacaacagcagcaggtcaggTTTACTGAATCTAATCTAATGCTTTCTTACTGTCAGTGCAGCGCGTCCACACAGAGGCATTTCACCGCTACAGTTACAAACCAGTAGTTTGGATGAGCCCTCACATGCCCGTTGGTTCTGACTGAGGATTTTATTACCAGCAGAAAGCAGCAAAACTAACCACACCGCTCGCTGTGTTCCAGTCGTTGCTCCTACTGGGTTCCTAAGCAGCGGCTTTACCATTGGATCATTTTTAACATGACTTCTGCCCACAGCCTTCACCAAATATGGTGGCCACGCCCACTTACCCCTCAAACGTCTCCTTGGCAAGAACAGCCACGAGCAGCGCGGCGAATGCGAGCAGCCCCCTCATCATGACCAACACTGTGAAGCTGGCTGGGCCGGCTTTTTATGTCTGAGTGTACGGGGTCACGTGTTGCCCCCTCGACCTTGTTCAAGAGTGATGACCGGCTGCTTCTGTTCCCACAGCAGCCTGGAAAGATTACAGAATGTCCCCAAAAGGCTTCTGCAGTTTTTACACAAACAGAGACCCCTACAAAGGATTCTTCATCTAGGGCTTTAATGTTTATAATGTGTGAGCATGTCTAGAAAACGAGGCGTCTGTGGAGTGATGCAGTCACGCCAACACCACTCAAAGAGTCGGTCAGAAGGC is drawn from Nothobranchius furzeri strain GRZ-AD chromosome 4, NfurGRZ-RIMD1, whole genome shotgun sequence and contains these coding sequences:
- the LOC107373669 gene encoding carboxypeptidase A1, which codes for MMRGLLAFAALLVAVLAKETFEGHQVIRIVPKNEIELALIKSLEDMAEFELDFWRGVTDVFSPVDVRVPVHTLQSLKSHLENLDIKFSTMIENLQALLDEELEEMDAAVHEAELRSTDSFDYSRYHPLSEIYSFQDMLVAENPNLVSKIVIGQSYQGRPLNVLKFSTGGTNRPAIWIDTGIHSREWVTQASGIWFAKKIVKDYGSDPALTAILNNMDIFLEIATNPDGYHYTHTSNRMWRKTRKPNPGSSCVGVDPNRNWDAGFGGPGASSSPCSETYRGPSAHSESEVKSIVDFVKSHGNFKAFISIHSYSQMLMYPYGYTRTPVKDQAELHQLAQKAITDLASLYGTRYRYGSIIDTIYQASGGTIDWTYNQGIKYSYTFELRDTGRYGFLLPASQIIPTAEETWLALMTIMTHTLKNPY